The following proteins come from a genomic window of Novosphingobium sp. P6W:
- a CDS encoding transposase gives MRDAAVFSAIGIGSDERRRVLGVSVALSEAEVHWRGFLDDLVARGMRGVEFIVSDDHAGLRAARRAVLGSATWQRCQFHLAANAIHHAPNVAIRARIGSELRSVWNAGSLAKAQAALDELVAGYCKTAPKLARWLENAIPEGLAVFALPEHHRRRLRTSNPIERAVQQELKRRTVKVRVFPNEQALLRLVSAVLVEIDETWACDNKAYIKWECRDA, from the coding sequence GTGCGCGATGCTGCGGTATTCTCTGCGATCGGGATCGGATCTGACGAGCGCCGCCGGGTGCTCGGTGTCAGCGTCGCCCTGTCGGAGGCTGAGGTCCACTGGCGCGGCTTCCTCGATGATCTGGTCGCCCGCGGCATGCGGGGCGTCGAATTCATCGTGTCGGATGATCATGCAGGCCTGCGCGCCGCTCGCCGGGCGGTACTCGGGTCGGCCACCTGGCAGCGCTGCCAGTTCCACCTCGCCGCCAATGCTATCCATCACGCCCCCAACGTCGCCATCCGCGCTCGCATCGGCTCAGAACTGCGCAGCGTCTGGAACGCCGGCTCGCTGGCAAAGGCACAGGCCGCGCTCGACGAGCTCGTCGCGGGCTATTGCAAAACCGCGCCCAAGCTCGCCAGGTGGCTCGAAAACGCCATCCCCGAAGGCCTGGCTGTCTTCGCCCTGCCTGAGCACCACCGCCGGCGACTGCGAACCTCAAACCCGATCGAGCGCGCCGTCCAGCAGGAACTCAAGCGCCGCACCGTAAAGGTCAGGGTCTTCCCCAACGAACAGGCGCTCCTGCGCCTCGTCTCCGCCGTTCTCGTCGAAATCGACGAAACATGGGCCTGCGACAACAAGGCCTACATCAAATGGGAATGCCGGGATGCGTGA
- a CDS encoding TetR family transcriptional regulator, whose amino-acid sequence MAGREKPGISVRKAPRQARSNQLVDDILTAAARVLAEQGAHRFTTARVAERAGVSVGSLYQYFPNKASILFRLQTDEWRQNVELLCGILEDRSKPPLERLGNLVHAFVRSEREEAEMRVALADAAPFYRDAELADDPRERATGVMRDFMAEVLPDLPVDRREIAMETIKMTMSETGKRISEERHLSERSEVYADAVADMFCAYLDRLSANG is encoded by the coding sequence GTGGCAGGTCGTGAAAAACCCGGGATTTCCGTGCGCAAAGCGCCGCGCCAGGCGCGTTCGAACCAGCTTGTAGACGACATTCTGACAGCTGCCGCTCGCGTTCTGGCCGAGCAGGGTGCGCACCGATTTACTACGGCACGAGTCGCGGAGCGGGCGGGGGTGAGTGTGGGCTCGCTCTACCAGTATTTTCCGAACAAGGCGTCGATCCTCTTCCGCCTGCAGACCGACGAGTGGCGCCAGAACGTCGAGCTGCTTTGCGGCATCCTCGAGGACCGATCGAAGCCGCCGCTCGAACGCCTGGGCAATCTCGTCCACGCCTTTGTCCGGTCCGAGCGCGAAGAGGCGGAGATGCGCGTCGCCCTTGCGGATGCTGCCCCTTTTTATCGCGACGCCGAACTTGCGGACGATCCCCGTGAAAGGGCTACCGGGGTCATGCGCGACTTCATGGCGGAGGTGCTCCCCGACCTGCCCGTGGATCGCCGTGAGATCGCGATGGAGACCATCAAGATGACCATGTCGGAAACGGGCAAGCGCATTTCGGAGGAGCGCCATCTGTCTGAGCGGAGCGAAGTGTATGCCGATGCGGTAGCGGACATGTTCTGCGCCTATCTAGATCGCCTTTCGGCCAACGGCTGA
- a CDS encoding helix-turn-helix transcriptional regulator: protein MANDASNRLGTYLRDRRARLDPAAFGFGGGRRRTPGLRREEVASRANISPTWYTWLEQGRGGAPSADVLDRIAKGLMLTEPEREHLYMLGLGRPPEARYRPVDGITPRLQRVLDGMRLSPAIIKNAIWDVVGWNRAAAALLTDYSQLPLGERNILRLMFTNGRGRSRNEDWESVARFVVGAFRADMARAGAQGSVDAARLVEELSRLSTEFEKLWQDNDVVAHSEGVKHIRHPAAGLVKLEFSSFAVEGRPELGMIVYNPATRADEEKVRALVDAAKGNDDRLTPVHGR from the coding sequence ATGGCCAATGATGCCTCCAACCGACTGGGCACCTATCTTCGGGACCGCCGCGCGCGACTGGACCCCGCAGCCTTTGGGTTCGGTGGCGGTCGCAGGCGTACGCCTGGACTGCGCCGTGAGGAAGTTGCCAGCCGCGCGAACATCAGTCCGACCTGGTACACTTGGCTGGAGCAGGGTCGGGGCGGCGCTCCGTCAGCCGATGTGCTCGATCGGATCGCCAAAGGGCTTATGCTGACCGAGCCCGAGCGCGAACATCTCTACATGCTCGGCCTTGGGCGTCCACCCGAGGCACGTTACCGTCCGGTCGATGGCATCACCCCGCGATTGCAGCGCGTGCTTGACGGAATGCGGCTGAGCCCGGCGATCATCAAGAACGCAATCTGGGATGTAGTGGGCTGGAACCGGGCCGCTGCGGCGCTGCTCACCGACTATTCACAACTACCGTTGGGCGAGCGCAACATCCTGCGGCTGATGTTCACGAATGGCAGAGGGCGCAGTCGCAACGAGGATTGGGAAAGCGTTGCACGGTTCGTGGTTGGCGCGTTTCGGGCTGACATGGCAAGGGCCGGCGCACAGGGCAGCGTGGATGCCGCCAGGCTCGTCGAGGAACTCAGCCGCCTGAGCACGGAATTTGAAAAGCTGTGGCAGGATAATGACGTCGTCGCTCACAGCGAAGGCGTGAAGCATATACGTCATCCTGCAGCAGGGCTCGTGAAGCTGGAATTTTCATCCTTCGCCGTCGAAGGCAGGCCCGAGCTGGGGATGATCGTCTACAATCCCGCAACCCGCGCCGATGAGGAAAAAGTGCGTGCGCTAGTGGATGCGGCAAAGGGGAATGACGACCGACTCACGCCTGTGCATGGGCGCTGA
- a CDS encoding IS3 family transposase (programmed frameshift), translating to MPSKKHKPEEIIGKLREVEIVLAQGASTAEACRRIAVSEQTYYRWRKEYGGLKTDQARRMKDLEKENQRLRRAISDLTLDKLILQEAAPGKLLSPARRRRCIDQVRRDLPVRVSERRICRVLGQHRSTQRKMPRGADDEQALTEDIIALAKQYGRYGYRRVTALLCHAGWTVNHKRVERIWRREGLKVPQRQPKRGRLWLNDGSCIRLRPEYPGHVWAYDFVEGRTHDGRKFRILTIIDEASRECLALVVARRLRHEDVLAALADLFISRGPPAHIRSDNGSEFIATAVQQWLGQIGVKTLYITPGSPWENGYNESFNGSLRDELLNGEIFYSLAEAKVLIEAWRRHYNTVRPHSSLGYRPPAPETATPPYPASGSASLHLRPDMAAMGLIH from the exons ATGCCGAGCAAGAAGCACAAGCCGGAAGAGATCATCGGCAAGCTGCGTGAAGTTGAGATTGTGCTAGCGCAGGGAGCCTCGACTGCCGAGGCATGCCGGCGGATCGCGGTCAGCGAGCAGACCTATTATCGGTGGCGCAAGGAGTATGGCGGCCTGAAGACCGATCAGGCGCGGCGGATGAAGGATCTGGAGAAGGAGAACCAGCGGCTGCGCCGGGCGATCTCGGACCTGACGCTGGACAAGCTGATCCTGCAGGAGGCTGCAC CGGGGAAACTTCTGAGCCCCGCGCGGCGGCGGCGCTGCATCGATCAGGTACGACGGGATCTGCCAGTCCGGGTATCCGAGCGACGGATATGCCGGGTGCTGGGTCAGCATCGATCGACGCAGCGCAAGATGCCGCGCGGGGCGGATGACGAACAGGCACTGACCGAGGACATCATTGCATTGGCGAAGCAATATGGTCGTTACGGCTACCGCCGGGTCACGGCGTTGCTGTGCCATGCAGGGTGGACGGTGAACCATAAACGTGTCGAGCGGATATGGCGGCGTGAAGGACTGAAAGTCCCGCAGCGCCAGCCAAAGCGCGGGCGTCTATGGCTCAATGACGGATCCTGCATCCGCCTGCGGCCGGAATATCCGGGACATGTATGGGCCTACGACTTCGTCGAAGGGCGCACGCATGATGGCCGCAAGTTCCGCATCCTGACCATCATCGATGAGGCCAGCCGGGAGTGCCTGGCGCTCGTCGTGGCGCGTCGGCTCAGGCATGAGGATGTTCTGGCGGCCTTAGCCGACCTGTTCATCTCGCGCGGCCCTCCGGCACATATACGGTCCGATAATGGCAGCGAATTTATCGCGACCGCCGTCCAGCAATGGCTGGGGCAGATCGGCGTGAAGACGCTCTACATCACGCCGGGATCACCATGGGAGAATGGCTATAACGAAAGCTTCAACGGGTCGCTTCGCGACGAACTGCTCAACGGCGAGATCTTCTACAGCCTCGCCGAAGCCAAGGTGCTGATCGAAGCTTGGCGGCGGCATTACAACACCGTCCGCCCGCATAGCAGTCTGGGATACCGACCACCGGCACCGGAAACGGCGACACCGCCATATCCGGCCTCCGGTTCCGCTTCGCTCCACCTCCGACCGGATATGGCGGCGATGGGCTTAATCCACTAA
- a CDS encoding sigma-54 dependent transcriptional regulator, which translates to MILLADDEPAFQRLTAGWLRSLGHEVTTAGDGDAARQAFAQHGADVVLLDLAMPPHHDPEAGLALIPAFAPAPVVVMTGHADQPLALKAIEAGAWDFLAKPVDPDMLRVVVERALERARLARDLAAAKALEHSAEDMGLVGQSPPMTSLRDMIRRIAPTALPVMVLGPSGTGKELVARAIHAASPRAGRALVPVHCGAVPADLLESELFGHLKGSFTGAYADRPGLVETAAHGTLFLDEIGEMPATMQVKLLRFLADGSYQPVGAREVRRADVRIVAATHRDLAAAVGDGSFREDLYYRLKGVVLRVPALADRPGDIALLARLFLRRASEGPASFVPGALDWLESHGWPGNVRELRSVIECAAALAPRSASGLTIGIADLAFAMGEDREPVPNTATLPPSGQTLQDEVTALERLRITEALDRTGHNHTHTARELGLSRVGLLKKMDRMGLR; encoded by the coding sequence ATGATCCTGCTCGCCGACGACGAACCGGCCTTCCAGCGCCTGACTGCCGGCTGGCTCCGCTCGCTCGGCCATGAGGTGACCACGGCGGGGGACGGCGACGCCGCGCGGCAGGCTTTTGCACAGCACGGCGCCGACGTGGTCCTGCTGGACCTGGCGATGCCCCCGCATCACGATCCCGAGGCCGGGCTTGCCCTCATCCCGGCGTTCGCGCCCGCCCCGGTAGTGGTGATGACGGGGCATGCCGATCAGCCGCTGGCGCTCAAGGCGATTGAGGCCGGCGCGTGGGACTTCCTCGCCAAACCGGTCGATCCCGATATGCTCAGGGTCGTCGTCGAACGCGCCCTCGAACGCGCGCGGCTTGCCCGCGACCTGGCTGCAGCGAAAGCCCTTGAGCATTCGGCAGAGGACATGGGGCTAGTCGGGCAATCCCCGCCGATGACCTCGCTGCGTGACATGATCCGCCGTATCGCGCCCACGGCCCTGCCGGTGATGGTGTTGGGGCCCAGCGGCACCGGCAAGGAACTGGTGGCCCGCGCGATCCACGCCGCATCGCCGCGCGCCGGCCGCGCGCTGGTGCCGGTGCATTGCGGCGCGGTCCCGGCAGACCTGCTGGAAAGCGAGCTTTTCGGCCACCTCAAGGGCAGCTTCACGGGCGCCTATGCCGATCGCCCTGGCCTTGTCGAAACCGCCGCGCACGGAACCCTGTTCCTCGACGAGATTGGCGAGATGCCAGCCACCATGCAGGTCAAACTGCTGCGTTTTCTCGCCGATGGCAGCTACCAGCCGGTCGGCGCCCGCGAGGTTCGCCGCGCTGACGTGCGTATCGTTGCCGCGACCCACCGCGATCTTGCCGCCGCTGTTGGGGACGGCAGTTTCCGCGAGGACCTTTACTACCGCCTGAAGGGCGTCGTGCTGCGGGTCCCGGCGCTGGCAGACCGACCGGGCGACATAGCCCTGTTGGCCCGGCTGTTCCTGCGCCGTGCTAGCGAAGGCCCGGCCAGCTTCGTGCCCGGCGCACTGGACTGGCTGGAAAGTCACGGCTGGCCTGGAAACGTGCGCGAACTGCGCTCGGTCATCGAGTGTGCCGCCGCCCTCGCGCCCAGGAGCGCAAGCGGGTTGACGATCGGCATCGCTGACCTCGCTTTCGCGATGGGAGAGGATCGCGAGCCTGTGCCGAATACCGCAACGCTGCCACCATCCGGCCAGACGCTACAGGATGAGGTGACCGCTCTCGAGCGGCTCCGCATCACCGAAGCTCTCGACCGTACCGGCCACAACCACACGCATACCGCGCGCGAACTCGGCCTTTCGCGGGTCGGCCTGCTCAAGAAAATGGACAGGATGGGCCTACGGTAG
- a CDS encoding TetR/AcrR family transcriptional regulator: protein MSEDKMGTGTKRRGEPVRQRVLDAAERLLRDGKAEFSMRDLASEAGVSFATPFNQFGSKPAMMHALSARRIDAMMTRFSEMPQPSHAAYRVALAIDIAVAVMLDEPVVNRAVMAWIGTGSAASGEVRSNSTALWAQALGDGTGLPSLRRDEAFRILPGQLALAFRGALSFWTAGELADEELGPAARQIADTLLQAYSFD, encoded by the coding sequence ATGAGCGAAGACAAGATGGGAACAGGTACGAAGCGCCGGGGCGAGCCGGTGCGCCAGCGCGTGCTCGACGCGGCAGAGCGTCTGCTGCGTGACGGCAAGGCAGAGTTCTCGATGCGTGATCTTGCTTCGGAAGCGGGGGTCAGCTTCGCAACACCATTCAATCAGTTCGGCAGCAAGCCGGCCATGATGCACGCGCTCTCAGCGCGCCGCATAGACGCGATGATGACGCGCTTCAGTGAGATGCCGCAGCCATCGCATGCCGCCTACCGTGTAGCGCTCGCTATCGACATTGCGGTGGCGGTCATGCTCGACGAGCCGGTCGTGAACCGCGCAGTGATGGCCTGGATAGGGACCGGCAGCGCGGCGTCGGGTGAAGTCAGATCGAATTCCACCGCCTTATGGGCGCAAGCCCTGGGCGACGGGACAGGCCTGCCTTCGCTCCGCCGAGATGAGGCATTTCGCATCCTGCCTGGGCAACTCGCGCTCGCTTTCCGGGGCGCGCTGTCCTTCTGGACCGCTGGCGAACTCGCCGATGAGGAACTCGGCCCGGCTGCGCGGCAGATCGCCGACACCCTCCTTCAAGCATATTCATTCGACTAG
- a CDS encoding O-methyltransferase, with product MTTLNSEPVASLLDRLFTEADASRVDIPAAFAGMTDDQAHAMLGSRTEYLDLYTRMKDLPLPVSREAGSLLYVLARFGNARSIVEFGTSFGISTLHLAAAIRDNGGGRVITTEFEPSKIARARRNIEAGGLLDLVEIREGDALVTLSRDLPESIDLVLLDGAKGLYNDILDLLESRLRPGALLLCDNADMCPEYLERVRAIGGGYLSIPFADDVELSMKIG from the coding sequence ATGACGACCCTGAATTCCGAGCCGGTCGCATCCCTGCTTGACCGCCTCTTCACCGAGGCCGATGCGAGCCGGGTCGACATCCCCGCAGCTTTCGCCGGCATGACCGACGATCAGGCCCACGCCATGCTGGGAAGCCGGACCGAGTATCTCGATCTCTATACGCGGATGAAGGATCTCCCCCTTCCTGTCTCCCGCGAAGCCGGCTCGCTGCTCTACGTGCTCGCGCGCTTCGGAAACGCCCGCTCCATCGTCGAATTCGGCACCTCCTTCGGCATCTCGACGCTGCATCTGGCAGCCGCGATCCGGGACAATGGCGGCGGTCGGGTGATCACCACCGAGTTCGAACCGTCGAAGATCGCGCGGGCCCGAAGGAACATCGAGGCCGGCGGCCTGCTCGACCTTGTCGAGATCCGTGAGGGCGACGCTTTGGTGACGCTCAGCCGCGATCTGCCCGAGAGCATCGATCTCGTCCTGCTCGATGGCGCCAAGGGCCTGTACAACGACATCCTCGACCTCCTGGAGAGCCGCCTGCGTCCCGGGGCCCTCCTCCTCTGCGACAATGCCGATATGTGCCCGGAATATCTGGAACGGGTTCGTGCGATCGGCGGCGGATATCTCTCGATCCCATTCGCTGACGACGTCGAGCTTTCCATGAAGATCGGCTGA
- a CDS encoding sensor histidine kinase yields MDTAIGIPAFIGALALTAIASFLLSGFVVLRAQNLPGSSLLAAFLAGVGIWSIAQAAPALFGQRAEGLTTILIAFSPLPAAAFIHLVFAFALCGALRPVAVASYALAAFAALVGLLFGVGTVVPWHGFAGFFIPSDVGWGVLGVAGTLSIAGHLRLLGVWKRQNGLHGQQAGAVFVSSLIGLVALSGFAFPAFGIDAYPWPVLLLPLYSVALVYGIVRHRFMLADIWARRALVWILLLAGAGAASVFIAALPLALAGRPAGFLATWLALAGTLLLGLAILTPLKRLVDRMVFPGSRIAEADIAQWRDRMAEATDETELAATANALLHRHLGLPPGSPDLLLEGETVSLRGWDDAPAGTRHTAERFAAITAESARRLSAARRMVDAEREARLAELGALAATVAHDLRNPLGIVQMAATGAPAEVRAEIGEQVTRMNALVTDILDYARAWTVTPRALRVNDLLGQFGVEVEGPPDLEIQADRMALNRALANLVDNARAMGTRVLIVTEPGPPVTIDICDDGPGIALDIAQCLFRPFVSRRPGGTGLGLAIVRRIMEAHGGTVTLASRSGWSTCFRLTFGRTP; encoded by the coding sequence ATGGATACAGCAATCGGCATCCCGGCCTTTATCGGCGCGCTTGCGCTGACCGCGATCGCCAGCTTTCTGCTGTCCGGCTTCGTGGTGCTGCGCGCGCAAAACCTTCCCGGATCGTCGCTGCTCGCCGCATTCCTGGCCGGCGTCGGCATCTGGAGCATCGCCCAGGCCGCGCCCGCGCTTTTCGGTCAGCGGGCCGAAGGGCTCACCACCATACTGATCGCCTTCTCCCCCTTGCCCGCTGCGGCCTTTATCCATCTGGTCTTCGCCTTTGCGCTTTGTGGTGCGCTGCGGCCCGTCGCCGTGGCGAGCTATGCCCTTGCCGCTTTCGCCGCGCTGGTCGGCCTGCTCTTCGGCGTCGGGACGGTCGTGCCTTGGCATGGCTTTGCGGGTTTCTTCATCCCTTCGGACGTCGGATGGGGCGTGCTGGGAGTGGCGGGGACCCTGTCGATCGCAGGGCACCTGCGGCTTCTGGGCGTCTGGAAGCGGCAGAACGGCCTTCACGGGCAGCAGGCAGGCGCGGTATTTGTCTCCAGCTTGATCGGCCTTGTCGCGCTTTCCGGTTTTGCCTTTCCCGCCTTCGGGATCGACGCCTACCCCTGGCCGGTGCTGCTGCTGCCGCTCTATTCAGTGGCGCTGGTCTACGGCATCGTGCGCCATCGGTTCATGCTCGCAGATATCTGGGCCCGCCGTGCACTCGTCTGGATACTGCTACTCGCCGGAGCAGGCGCCGCCAGCGTGTTCATAGCTGCCCTGCCACTGGCACTCGCTGGGCGCCCGGCAGGTTTCCTGGCGACCTGGCTCGCGCTGGCGGGCACGCTGCTGCTGGGCTTGGCGATCCTCACGCCGCTCAAGCGTCTGGTGGACCGGATGGTCTTCCCCGGCAGCCGCATCGCCGAAGCGGATATCGCGCAGTGGCGTGACCGCATGGCCGAGGCTACCGACGAAACCGAACTGGCCGCCACCGCCAACGCCCTGCTTCACCGGCACCTCGGTCTGCCGCCCGGTAGCCCCGATCTCCTGCTCGAAGGCGAAACCGTCTCGCTGCGGGGATGGGACGATGCCCCCGCTGGCACGCGCCACACCGCCGAGCGCTTCGCCGCGATCACCGCTGAAAGCGCACGCCGCCTTTCGGCGGCCCGGCGCATGGTCGATGCCGAGCGCGAGGCGCGCCTCGCCGAATTGGGTGCATTGGCGGCCACGGTGGCGCACGACTTGCGCAACCCGCTGGGTATCGTGCAGATGGCCGCCACCGGCGCCCCAGCCGAAGTCCGCGCCGAAATTGGGGAACAAGTCACGCGGATGAATGCGCTGGTCACCGACATTCTCGATTACGCCCGCGCCTGGACCGTTACGCCGCGCGCCCTGCGCGTCAACGACCTGCTCGGCCAGTTTGGCGTGGAGGTTGAGGGCCCACCCGACCTTGAGATTCAGGCCGACCGCATGGCACTGAATCGCGCGCTGGCCAACCTTGTCGACAATGCCCGCGCAATGGGCACCCGCGTCCTGATCGTCACCGAACCGGGCCCTCCCGTCACGATCGACATCTGCGACGACGGGCCGGGCATCGCCCTGGATATTGCGCAATGCCTGTTCCGCCCCTTCGTGTCTCGCCGCCCCGGGGGGACTGGACTGGGCCTTGCCATCGTCCGGCGGATCATGGAGGCGCACGGCGGCACGGTAACGTTGGCCTCGCGGTCGGGGTGGTCCACCTGTTTCCGCCTGACCTTCGGGAGAACACCATGA
- a CDS encoding oxidoreductase: MTDNRQKIFLISGVSSGLGRAFAEGALKAGHRVIGTVRRQEDANAFATLAPDRASPLLLDVTDFASIPSVVAAAEHDVGPVDVLVNNAGYGHEGVLEESSMDDLKRQFAANVFGPVAMMQAVLPGMRKRRSGHIVNVTSMGGFITMPGISFYCGSKFALEGISEALGKEVAAFGIKVTTLAPGQFRTDWAGRSMDRTPRSIADYDSVMNPIRAGRQAKSGNQPNDPDKAAQALLAIVEEKDPPARLFLGEDALGLVDQKLDNMRAEVSRWEPLSRSTGFDA, translated from the coding sequence GTGACAGATAATAGACAGAAAATCTTTCTCATCAGTGGCGTCAGCTCCGGGCTGGGCCGAGCATTTGCTGAAGGTGCTTTGAAGGCCGGTCACCGGGTCATCGGCACGGTGCGGCGCCAGGAAGACGCGAACGCATTCGCTACACTCGCACCGGACCGGGCGAGCCCCCTGCTGCTGGACGTGACTGACTTCGCTTCCATTCCTTCGGTGGTAGCCGCAGCCGAGCATGATGTCGGTCCTGTCGATGTGTTGGTGAACAACGCTGGTTACGGCCATGAAGGCGTGCTTGAGGAATCGTCGATGGACGATCTCAAGCGGCAGTTTGCCGCGAATGTGTTCGGCCCGGTGGCGATGATGCAGGCGGTGTTGCCCGGTATGCGCAAGCGTCGCAGCGGGCATATCGTCAACGTAACCTCGATGGGCGGGTTCATCACCATGCCGGGGATCAGCTTCTATTGCGGCAGCAAGTTTGCGCTGGAGGGAATTTCCGAAGCGCTCGGCAAGGAGGTCGCGGCGTTCGGCATAAAAGTGACGACGCTGGCGCCTGGGCAGTTTCGCACCGATTGGGCTGGCCGCTCGATGGATCGGACGCCGCGCAGCATCGCGGATTATGACTCGGTGATGAATCCCATAAGGGCTGGCCGGCAGGCGAAGAGCGGCAATCAGCCGAATGATCCGGACAAGGCAGCGCAGGCGCTGCTGGCGATCGTTGAGGAGAAGGACCCGCCGGCTCGGTTGTTCCTGGGCGAAGATGCTCTCGGACTGGTCGATCAGAAACTGGACAATATGCGGGCAGAGGTTAGTCGTTGGGAGCCGCTTTCTCGGTCGACCGGCTTCGACGCCTAA
- a CDS encoding SDR family oxidoreductase has protein sequence MRVFLTGATGFIGSHIIPELLNAGHDVLGLTRSEAGARQLEAAGAAVHFGDLDRPETLASGAAAADAVIHCAFDHNFENFFENTRKDERNIAAIGEALEGTHKPILITSGVGIGTPLNGGSATEDVLNPHHPNPRIATELAGAALIARRIDVRTIRLPQVHDMVKAGLITPLIAEARRAGAVAYLGEGQSRWAAAHVSDVANLYVLALERGEPGARYNAAVEEGVTARAIAEEIGKGTGLPVRSINADEVEHYFGWMASFAGLDMMGANAWTRERLGWNPTGTDLLSDLAAMDYSAPSADAPSTSRS, from the coding sequence ATGCGCGTGTTTCTGACCGGAGCCACGGGGTTCATTGGCTCGCACATCATTCCGGAACTGCTCAACGCCGGACACGATGTGCTCGGCCTCACCCGTTCTGAAGCCGGCGCCCGCCAACTCGAAGCGGCGGGCGCTGCGGTCCACTTCGGAGATCTGGATCGGCCCGAGACCCTCGCCAGCGGGGCGGCGGCGGCCGACGCAGTAATCCATTGCGCGTTCGACCATAATTTCGAGAACTTCTTCGAGAACACCAGAAAGGACGAGCGCAATATCGCCGCGATCGGCGAAGCCCTGGAGGGAACGCACAAGCCTATCCTGATCACCTCGGGCGTCGGTATCGGCACGCCATTGAATGGCGGCTCTGCAACGGAAGACGTGCTCAATCCGCATCACCCCAATCCCCGCATCGCAACGGAGTTGGCCGGTGCGGCCCTGATCGCGCGGCGGATCGACGTGCGCACGATCCGGCTGCCGCAGGTCCATGATATGGTCAAGGCCGGGCTGATTACGCCCCTGATCGCCGAAGCTCGCCGGGCCGGAGCGGTGGCATACCTTGGCGAGGGGCAGAGCCGCTGGGCCGCGGCGCACGTCAGCGACGTGGCTAATCTGTATGTACTCGCTCTGGAAAGAGGTGAGCCTGGTGCGCGCTATAATGCGGCGGTGGAAGAAGGTGTAACTGCGCGCGCCATCGCCGAGGAGATCGGAAAGGGCACCGGCTTGCCGGTCCGCTCAATCAATGCCGACGAGGTTGAGCATTATTTCGGCTGGATGGCGTCTTTCGCCGGGCTCGACATGATGGGGGCGAATGCCTGGACCCGCGAGCGGCTTGGATGGAACCCGACGGGCACCGATCTGCTCTCGGATCTTGCCGCCATGGATTACTCCGCGCCCTCTGCCGATGCGCCCTCGACCTCCCGATCGTGA